The sequence below is a genomic window from Nitrospira sp..
ATGCGGCTTCTTCCGCTCAAATTTCGCCTTCGCCATAAATCAATCCTCCCTAAAAAAACATGATGAGTGAATAGTGATCAACGCCGGATCAGGAACCTCGGCCTTCATCACTCGCCACCCTGCGCCCATCACGGCTCCACATGGAGCCCACGACGCGAATCGAACGCGTGACCTCGTCCTTACCAAGGACGTGCTCTGCCAACTGAGCTACGTGGGCGTTGCGGTCCATCATCTACATTCCACCCCTGACACACATCTCGACTCGATGGAGCGGGCGATGGGATTTGAACCCACGACAGCCAGCTTGGAAGGCTGGAACTCTACCACTGAGCTACGCCCGCCCGAATATCGTCGTCAGTCCTGTCGCAATCACAACCCGCTACGGCCTGCTATACTTTCCGCGATGCACATCAACCCAACAGACCGACGCTGGTGGGCAGGCAAGGATTTGAACCTTGGAAGACATAAGCCAGCAGATTTACAGTCTGCCCCCTTTGGCCACTTGGGTACCTGCCCGTTCCAACTCGCCTGCGTATGCACCCTACAAAATTCAAATCAAATTCAGCGAATTATCTCGCCACATTCATACTGAAAAACTAGAGTAAGCCTGTCCGCACACAGCTCTCTCCCCTCATCGAGGAGGAGAAACAGCTGATCTGGCGAACAAGGCTATTTCAAGAAACGCTGGATTCTATTGACGAAGTTGCGCCATGTCAAGAGGAGAAATGGCCTCTCTGCCATTTTTTTCTCCCTACGAGGTCGCGACTGGACAAGGCCGGCCAGGCGAAATATTTTTGATCTGACCAACGGCCCTCTCGGCCGCCCCGATGAATTTTTCTGGCAAACCAAGCACTTGCTTCATCAGACGCCGACTTTCCTCCAGCGAAACCTGTGACCCGGGGGCAAGAAATCGCTTCTGTGTCACCCGTCGCTCCTCGGGATCTTGAGGCACGTAATACCCTCGGAGCTCACCTGCCTCAATGGCCCGACGAAACCGAGCCACCCACTCTCCCGAGAGCTGCGGGGACCCGCCCATAGATCGCCCCCCCTTCTTTTCAATCTCCACCTGATTCCAAATAGCCCACCCGACAAATACCGCCCAGGTTTCATTGAGGGCTTCCCAGGCTTCAGAGTCGGACAGGTAGCGCACCTCCGTCTCCTGAATCCGTTGGACCACCGGTGTGATCGACACCTCCCGGTACCGGCACACCTGCATGTCACGCGCAAATGCGATGAACTCCTGCTCCGGACCCGGCAACGCCCCGCCGGCCTCCCTCGACTCAAGATAGTCGATATAGGCATGGAACAACTCGTGATACAGCACTTCCAGCTCTTTGGACGTCATCGTCGTGAGCGGCCGCACATCACGCCCTGCCGCGTGGAACGAAAGCGTCCGGTTCAACACCATCCGATGCTCACCCGGATGATACTCAGCCGCATACGTGCGCAGATCGTCGAATTCAAACTGCACAAAGTCCGGGGGCATGGCCTTCAGAAAACCGGTGGGCAATCGAAGCGTGGTCGCCCCGCCGATGAGCTGTTCCCACATCCGGGCAGCCCCCGAGGCCTTCTGCTCCTCGGCCGAGGACGAGATCACCCCCACGGCGCAGAGCAGAACCAGGCTGACGAGAACCATGAAGGATCGTTGAATCAGGGAGCCGCGCATGCGACCTCAGAAAGGATAGAGGGCGGGATCGTCATACCAGTGCACTAACAGACTGCGGAAACGCTCGATTGTTGCACTACGCACCGCGGCCAACTCACTCGCCGCGTCGGCGCCGGAATAGCCCACAGGATGCGGAAAAAGTCCGCCAGCGGCGTTCTCGCATCGCTCAGAGGCTCAACGTACAGCGCAGAGTACGATTCGCCTCTTCGCTTGCTGCGGTCTTGCTGGACGGCCTTTTTGCGCATCCTGCTAATAGTCCTGATCGCGATAGCTCCCCCAGTTGCCTCGCCCGCCCTCTTCGACCAGCGCCACCGTGTCGAACAGATCGGAAGAAACATGGTCCAGGAACCGGGAAGGCTTCGACAACAACATCCCGCTACTCTTATCGTACACGTTGATAGGATAGGTCAGGAAGAGATGGCGCTTCGCCCGCGTGACGGAAACATAGAACAACCGCCGCTCCTCCTCCAAATCCTCGTCATCGACAAACGAGTAGACCGACGGAAACCGTCCGTCCACAATCCAAATGACAAACACCGCCTGCCACTCTAACCCCTTGGCCGAGTGAATCGTCGAGAGCACCATCCGCTCATCGTCCCGGTCAGCCCCATCCACACCCGAGGCACTGCCGTCCGGCGGCTCCAGGGCCAGATCGGCCAGAAACTCATTCACCCCGGGATAGCCTTCGGCAATCGTATGCAGATGATCGAGATCCCGCGTGCGCTTGGGATAGTCGTCGTACTGTTCTTTCAGAATCGGAAGATAATACTCGTAGATGTGATTCACCTGCTCCGACGGCGAGCGATCATCCGCGCCCGAAAGACTCTCCAGCGTATTCGCCAGATTCTTGAGCCCCTGGCCGGATCGGCCGCTCACCCCGCGCAACACATCGAACGGCTGCCCGCCCTTTACAATCGCCGCCAACAGATCGTGCGCCTTCTTTGGCCCGACCCCCTCCACCAGCATCAGCACCCGGTTCCAGCTGACCGTATCCAGCGGGTTCGCGATCACCCGCACATGCGCGAGCAAATCTTTCACATGCGCCGTCTCGATAAATTTGACCCCGCCGCGCTTGATGAAGGGCAGCCCTTTGCGCGACAGCTCAATCTCCAGATCGAAGGAATGAAAGCTGGACCGGAAGAGCACCGCCACTTCACTCAGCGGCACGCCCTCTTCACGCAGCTCCAGAATCTTCTGCGCAATAAACCGGGACTGCGTATTCTCGCCCGCCGCTTCCACCAGCGACGGCAACGGCCCGTCGATTTTCCGCGTGAACAGCCGTTTCGTATACTTCTCCGCCGCCTCGTCGATAATACAGTTCGCCAGATTCAGAATCGGCTGCGTGCTGCGATAGTTTTCTTCCAGCTTATAGATCTGCGTGCCCGGAAAGAGCTGCGGAAACTCCATGATGTTCTTGAACGTCGCCCCGCGGAACGCATAGAT
It includes:
- a CDS encoding ATP-dependent helicase, with protein sequence MEREVKTYVLKRSEDEAAPRKLSIDYAAALNSQQLAAVTAGEGPSLVIAGAGSGKTRTLVYRVAYLIDSGVDPSNILLLTFTRKSAQEMLQRAGELIGARSERVCGGTFHSVANLMLRRYGRSIGVEPGFTILDRGDAEDLIALVRSQLGLNEKDKRFPRKGTIMEMISKSENTLRSLEEIILDEFGHFADHIEDLSRLKTAYQSAKRQKQLLDYDDLLVMLRQLLLLDETARMTISRQFRYILVDEYQDTNRLQAEVVRKLAATHNNVMVVGDDSQSIYAFRGATFKNIMEFPQLFPGTQIYKLEENYRSTQPILNLANCIIDEAAEKYTKRLFTRKIDGPLPSLVEAAGENTQSRFIAQKILELREEGVPLSEVAVLFRSSFHSFDLEIELSRKGLPFIKRGGVKFIETAHVKDLLAHVRVIANPLDTVSWNRVLMLVEGVGPKKAHDLLAAIVKGGQPFDVLRGVSGRSGQGLKNLANTLESLSGADDRSPSEQVNHIYEYYLPILKEQYDDYPKRTRDLDHLHTIAEGYPGVNEFLADLALEPPDGSASGVDGADRDDERMVLSTIHSAKGLEWQAVFVIWIVDGRFPSVYSFVDDEDLEEERRLFYVSVTRAKRHLFLTYPINVYDKSSGMLLSKPSRFLDHVSSDLFDTVALVEEGGRGNWGSYRDQDY